One part of the Myxococcales bacterium genome encodes these proteins:
- the urtC gene encoding urea ABC transporter permease subunit UrtC, translating to MGGMLGSLRSVGLRIHGPRVWLALFAALAVAIALPAAGALPPHMVPLVGKFFCYAIAALAMDLVWGFAGILSLGHGVFFALGGYAMGMNLMRSMKGEGVYRSDLPDFMVFLDWKELPFTWYGFESFPFAVFMALAVPGLLAFLFGFLTFRSKIKGVYFSIVTQALTYAAMLLFFQNATGFGGNNGLTDFKRIAGFSLQDPATKVGLYIVSAVALLGTYLLSRFLVTSRLGRVLTAVRDAELKTRFCGYESTHYKLFVWTLSACLAGLAGALYVPQVGIINPSEMQPSNSIEMAIWVAVGGRGTLSGAVLGAFLVNGGKSWLTGAFPELWLFVLGGLFVAVTLFFPGGVHSLIRKAAERLRHKPRPRKQPEPPTPVSEAMPGGVS from the coding sequence ATGGGCGGCATGTTGGGCTCCCTGCGCAGCGTGGGGCTTCGTATTCACGGGCCGCGCGTTTGGCTCGCGCTCTTTGCGGCCTTGGCGGTGGCGATCGCGTTGCCTGCGGCAGGCGCCTTGCCACCGCACATGGTGCCCCTCGTGGGCAAGTTCTTCTGCTACGCGATCGCGGCCCTGGCCATGGATCTGGTCTGGGGCTTTGCAGGCATCCTGAGCCTGGGGCACGGCGTCTTTTTTGCGCTCGGTGGCTATGCCATGGGCATGAACCTCATGCGCTCGATGAAGGGTGAGGGGGTCTACAGGAGCGATCTTCCCGACTTCATGGTGTTCCTCGACTGGAAGGAACTGCCGTTTACCTGGTACGGCTTCGAGAGTTTCCCCTTCGCCGTGTTCATGGCCCTGGCCGTTCCGGGGCTCTTGGCCTTCCTCTTCGGCTTTCTCACCTTCCGCTCGAAGATCAAGGGTGTTTACTTTTCGATCGTCACCCAGGCGCTGACCTACGCGGCGATGCTCCTGTTTTTCCAGAACGCCACCGGGTTCGGTGGCAACAACGGCCTCACGGACTTCAAGCGCATCGCCGGTTTTTCCCTCCAGGACCCCGCCACCAAGGTGGGGCTCTACATCGTCTCGGCGGTGGCGTTGCTGGGCACCTACCTGCTCAGCCGTTTCCTCGTGACCAGCCGGCTTGGCCGGGTTTTGACGGCGGTTCGTGACGCCGAGTTGAAGACGCGGTTTTGCGGCTACGAGTCGACACACTACAAGCTCTTCGTCTGGACGCTCTCGGCCTGCCTCGCGGGCCTGGCGGGGGCGCTCTACGTGCCGCAAGTGGGCATCATCAATCCCAGCGAGATGCAGCCCTCGAACTCGATCGAGATGGCCATCTGGGTGGCGGTGGGGGGGCGTGGAACCCTGAGCGGCGCGGTTTTGGGGGCGTTCCTGGTCAACGGCGGGAAGAGCTGGCTCACGGGGGCCTTCCCCGAGCTTTGGCTCTTCGTACTGGGAGGGCTCTTCGTGGCGGTCACCTTGTTCTTTCCGGGAGGCGTTCACAGTTTGATTCGCAAGGCCGCGGAACGGCTGCGCCACAAGCCTCGGCCTCGCAAACAACCCGAGCCGCCCACGCCGGTTTCGGAAGCCATGCCGGGAGGTGTTTCATGA
- the urtD gene encoding urea ABC transporter ATP-binding protein UrtD has protein sequence MSEAANAPAAPEKRRRKSGAPPTSSIRPGLVLWVNGVSVSFDGFRALNNLTLELERGELRCIIGPNGAGKTTLMDVITGKTRPDTGGVFLESSLYDLTELSEWEIARMGVGRKFQRPTVFQGHSVLENLELACQGPKGVFRNLFGGLTSSQKESIDESLELIGLEDHRTVRAGLLAHGHKQWLEIGMLLVQKPKVLLVDEPVAGMTHQEMERTAELLVSLAGSRTVVVVEHDMEFVRSIARKVTVLHEGSVLAEGKMEDVQKDPRVIEVYLGT, from the coding sequence ATGAGCGAAGCGGCGAATGCGCCGGCGGCGCCCGAAAAGCGTCGGCGAAAGTCAGGCGCGCCCCCCACGTCTTCCATTCGCCCGGGGCTCGTTCTGTGGGTGAACGGCGTCAGCGTGAGCTTCGATGGCTTCAGAGCCCTCAACAACCTCACGCTCGAGCTGGAAAGAGGCGAGCTTCGGTGCATCATCGGGCCGAACGGAGCCGGAAAAACCACCCTCATGGATGTCATCACCGGAAAGACACGCCCTGACACGGGAGGCGTTTTTCTGGAAAGCTCGCTCTACGATCTCACGGAGCTGTCGGAGTGGGAGATCGCGCGCATGGGCGTGGGCCGCAAGTTTCAAAGGCCCACCGTGTTCCAGGGCCACTCGGTGCTCGAAAACCTCGAGCTGGCCTGCCAGGGTCCCAAGGGGGTGTTTCGCAACCTGTTCGGAGGCTTGACCTCGAGCCAAAAAGAGAGCATCGACGAGAGCCTCGAGCTGATTGGCCTCGAGGACCATCGCACGGTGCGGGCAGGGCTGCTCGCCCACGGCCACAAGCAGTGGCTGGAGATCGGCATGCTGCTCGTACAGAAGCCCAAGGTGCTGCTGGTCGATGAACCCGTGGCGGGCATGACTCACCAGGAAATGGAGCGAACGGCCGAGCTCTTGGTATCCCTGGCGGGGAGCCGCACGGTGGTGGTGGTCGAGCACGACATGGAGTTCGTGCGCAGCATCGCACGCAAGGTGACGGTGCTCCACGAGGGATCGGTACTGGCCGAAGGGAAGATGGAGGACGTGCAGAAGGATCCCAGGGTGATCGAGGTCTATTTGGGGACTTGA
- the urtE gene encoding urea ABC transporter ATP-binding subunit UrtE: MLSVSAVNQFYGESHILWDAALALEKGACTCLMGRNGVGKTTLLKCIMGLLPIRSGAIRLADQELSRRPADFRASVGVGYVPQGREIFGQLSVEENLMVGFSALRRKKADRLEKVFETFPVLKQMRTRRGGDLSGGQQQQLAIGRALMLDPQLLILDEPTEGIQPNVVSEIGQVLMRLNEKEGLTILFVEQKLPFARKFAQNFAIMERGRVVSSGKISELSEELVEKHLVV, encoded by the coding sequence ATGCTTTCCGTTTCAGCAGTGAACCAGTTCTACGGCGAAAGCCACATCCTGTGGGACGCCGCCTTGGCGCTCGAAAAGGGCGCCTGCACCTGCCTCATGGGACGCAACGGCGTGGGCAAGACCACGCTGCTCAAGTGCATCATGGGCCTTTTGCCGATCCGCTCTGGCGCGATACGCCTGGCCGACCAGGAGCTCTCCCGTCGGCCCGCGGACTTCCGCGCCTCGGTGGGCGTGGGCTACGTGCCCCAGGGTCGGGAGATCTTCGGTCAGCTCTCCGTCGAAGAGAACCTGATGGTGGGCTTTTCGGCCCTTCGGCGCAAAAAGGCCGATCGCCTGGAAAAAGTCTTCGAGACCTTCCCGGTGCTCAAGCAGATGCGCACGAGGCGGGGAGGGGATCTATCCGGCGGTCAACAGCAGCAGCTGGCCATTGGGCGCGCCCTGATGTTGGACCCCCAGCTTCTGATCCTGGACGAGCCCACCGAAGGCATCCAGCCGAACGTCGTGAGCGAGATCGGGCAGGTGCTCATGCGCCTCAACGAAAAGGAGGGGCTGACCATATTGTTCGTCGAGCAGAAGCTGCCCTTCGCCCGCAAGTTCGCGCAGAACTTCGCCATCATGGAGCGGGGACGTGTGGTCTCATCGGGCAAAATATCCGAGCTTTCCGAAGAGTTGGTCGAAAAGCACCTGGTCGTCTGA
- a CDS encoding IS4 family transposase has product MSLLRGPGDHFRAFFKLTSGCADKFDRTRTWSARSVLMWLMVLTMPDRKMSYRRSLRIVAYYGRKVFDWAKVPTLSSISEARKKVSIETCRGLLHQLVERCESIMPTPKTPWGKRRFIAFDGTRVVLPRSADTARKMARPKRPNGTSVHNPQGLVVMAADVFRRLPLDWSLTGKGIGERTSMQKLVHRLPFKAGDVAVMDRGFPSRHLFSALIEHGVDIIARMSASKATAWKELKPFLSSNKKTAKVTLTLPGAKGNIELQVRVVERDAKPGRPRKGTKNERMVIVSTLSGKDGFDRKDIIKLYASRWGIESLFKEMKSFMQTEDFHSKSVQGCEQELISAMIWIALASFLQAEAERTLDGRRVVRADCLRAAGDLLFAMLSGKSIHEQMDDDIAALRMFAYAPQQDRHYPRECKRPFGRTIQRGGA; this is encoded by the coding sequence ATGAGCCTGCTTCGTGGACCTGGCGATCACTTTCGAGCGTTCTTCAAACTGACCAGTGGCTGTGCGGACAAGTTCGACCGGACACGGACATGGAGCGCCCGCAGCGTCTTGATGTGGCTGATGGTCCTGACGATGCCGGACCGAAAGATGAGCTATCGACGGAGCTTGCGGATCGTGGCGTACTACGGGCGCAAGGTGTTCGATTGGGCGAAGGTACCGACGTTGTCGTCCATCAGTGAAGCAAGAAAGAAGGTCTCGATCGAGACATGCCGTGGGTTGCTGCACCAGCTGGTCGAGCGGTGCGAGTCCATCATGCCGACTCCGAAAACCCCGTGGGGGAAACGTCGATTCATCGCGTTCGATGGAACGCGAGTTGTGTTGCCGCGCAGCGCGGATACAGCGAGGAAGATGGCGCGGCCGAAGCGGCCGAATGGGACGTCGGTGCACAATCCACAAGGGTTGGTGGTGATGGCTGCGGATGTGTTTCGCCGTCTTCCGTTGGATTGGTCCCTGACCGGAAAAGGCATCGGCGAGAGGACGTCCATGCAGAAGCTGGTTCACCGATTGCCGTTCAAGGCAGGCGACGTGGCCGTCATGGACAGAGGGTTTCCGAGTCGCCACCTGTTCTCAGCCTTGATTGAACATGGCGTTGACATCATTGCGAGAATGAGCGCATCGAAGGCGACGGCGTGGAAAGAGCTCAAGCCATTCTTGTCTTCAAACAAGAAGACCGCGAAAGTGACACTGACGCTTCCGGGGGCGAAAGGGAACATTGAGCTTCAGGTGCGCGTCGTCGAGCGCGACGCAAAGCCAGGCCGCCCGAGGAAAGGCACGAAGAACGAAAGGATGGTCATCGTGTCCACCTTGAGCGGAAAGGACGGATTCGATCGCAAAGACATCATCAAGCTCTACGCCTCTCGATGGGGAATCGAATCTCTCTTCAAGGAAATGAAGAGCTTCATGCAGACCGAGGACTTCCACAGCAAGAGCGTCCAAGGATGTGAACAGGAACTCATTTCCGCGATGATCTGGATAGCCCTGGCATCGTTCCTTCAAGCAGAAGCGGAGCGTACCCTTGATGGCCGACGCGTCGTTCGCGCAGACTGCCTACGAGCGGCCGGTGATCTGCTCTTTGCGATGCTTTCAGGAAAATCCATCCATGAACAGATGGACGATGACATCGCCGCCCTTCGAATGTTCGCGTACGCCCCACAACAAGACAGGCACTATCCGAGGGAGTGCAAACGTCCCTTCGGTCGCACCATCCAAAGGGGTGGTGCTTAA
- a CDS encoding DUF2236 domain-containing protein, which produces MTSLPPSLPSRFRPPGPEGPASPEVRRLGEALLRRDPLADAVVEAFATQPPGRGFALLEQGLAEGRDALPEAPKALLTLLDTLDQAPPWLDSARREAGAAALLRSGAAAGIVLGMKSLVLGYASPAGNKALMFSGQLQEKTPRRLAETSRFVQAVSQPGGMERYGQGLAITVKVRIMHAQVRRLIDRSGRWQPEAFGEPINQHDMLATVILFSAALVEGLRKLGYAVSAREADDISHLWREVGLRMGVEDALLPETHAKALSLAERIQAAQAPPDDDSRALVAALFSSRPHMARTPKEKKVAERRAGVMQALCRHLIGDRLADELGVVRNRWAGVTLAVKPALALAARVNRLPGVRQAAARAGNAYWTAAVAEVLGDAEAAFAPPESLRQGAA; this is translated from the coding sequence GTGACGTCCCTCCCGCCGTCTCTGCCGTCCCGCTTTCGCCCGCCTGGCCCCGAGGGCCCCGCGTCCCCCGAGGTGCGCCGGCTGGGGGAGGCGTTGCTGCGTCGAGACCCGCTCGCCGATGCGGTGGTGGAAGCATTTGCCACGCAGCCTCCGGGACGCGGCTTCGCGTTGCTTGAGCAGGGGCTGGCGGAGGGACGCGACGCCCTGCCCGAGGCGCCCAAAGCGCTTCTCACCTTGCTCGACACCCTCGACCAAGCCCCGCCCTGGCTCGACAGCGCGCGACGCGAGGCGGGTGCCGCCGCGCTTCTGCGGTCCGGGGCCGCCGCCGGCATCGTTCTTGGCATGAAGTCGCTGGTCCTCGGCTACGCGTCGCCGGCAGGCAACAAGGCGCTCATGTTCTCCGGGCAGCTACAGGAAAAAACCCCGCGACGGCTGGCCGAGACCAGCCGCTTTGTGCAGGCGGTGAGCCAGCCCGGCGGCATGGAGCGCTACGGCCAGGGGCTCGCCATCACGGTGAAGGTGCGCATCATGCATGCCCAGGTGCGGCGCCTCATCGACCGCAGTGGGCGCTGGCAGCCCGAGGCCTTCGGAGAGCCCATCAATCAACACGACATGCTCGCCACGGTCATTCTGTTTTCGGCAGCGCTCGTCGAGGGTCTGCGCAAGCTGGGGTACGCCGTAAGCGCGCGCGAAGCTGACGACATCAGCCATCTGTGGCGTGAGGTGGGGCTGCGCATGGGCGTGGAGGACGCGCTTTTGCCCGAGACTCATGCCAAGGCGCTGAGCCTGGCTGAGAGGATCCAGGCTGCGCAGGCTCCCCCCGACGACGATTCCCGCGCGCTCGTGGCAGCGCTCTTCAGCTCGCGGCCGCACATGGCCCGTACGCCCAAGGAAAAGAAGGTGGCCGAGCGACGAGCTGGCGTGATGCAAGCGCTGTGTCGGCACCTCATCGGGGACCGGCTGGCGGATGAGCTGGGGGTCGTGCGCAACCGCTGGGCCGGAGTGACCCTTGCCGTCAAACCCGCGCTGGCGCTCGCAGCCCGGGTCAACCGATTGCCGGGAGTGCGGCAAGCGGCCGCACGCGCGGGCAACGCGTACTGGACAGCGGCCGTGGCCGAGGTGCTGGGCGATGCGGAGGCCGCGTTCGCGCCGCCCGAGAGCCTTCGCCAGGGCGCCGCCTAG
- a CDS encoding DUF2309 domain-containing protein has protein sequence MVPANASSTRAAVWPSDLTQDVATACGRIAPTWPLDRFIAVNPFWGSLHEPVPAVSQRLTSLVGSRLLMPRAYYRAQWQAGAFSRAHLATALAEIRSPLSLAQVLARLEQDTPSLPRHLRVMDVIDARRDLVHGMSFRDFVTVSTSQFCAAFFDDSQRPVGPDRTGGLYATWRRHALQDRSPGLLMGLGAFRALAEALPSDAQALILTALAELDVPLERRADYLTALLLDLNGWAAWCAYLRWQAQLAGTTDDHLTELVALRLAWELVLLRNGGKPLAAEWRVAVSGWPAIDAAVAAAETDEWVYQRALELAYQERLKAELETARPASEPADLPAVQAAFCIDVRSEVLRRALEAEAPRVQTLGFAGFFGLPVEYEPLGAARARPQLPGLLAPRLRVTDTGLPAAAADTRRAQLGFKGAWKRWKGGAASSFSFVETLGAVYAAKLLGDGLGWSRPVPAPDTVGLTLEDRALCKPRLTHTVAGAPVTPEEKAELAAGVLRAMSLTKGHARLIALVGHGSKTVNNPHAAGLDCGACCGQTGEVNARALAALLNEPEVRQGLAARGLPLPATTHFVAGLHNTTTDEITLFELEACPPSHAEELRTLRAELGRAAVRARAERAGSLGLDELSGHDLDQAVAARTRDWAEVRPEWGLSNNAAFIVAPRAHLRHVNLAGRAFLHDYRWQGDEGFAILELIMTAPMVVTHWINFQYYASTVDNQRFGSGNKVLHNVVGGHIGVFEGNAGDLRIGLPMQSLHDGTRWVHTPVRLSVYIDAPEPALQAVLRKHAHIRNMVANGWIYLFQFDSAERQVKRVMPSTDP, from the coding sequence ATGGTCCCCGCCAACGCTTCATCGACCAGGGCCGCCGTGTGGCCTTCGGATCTCACCCAAGATGTTGCCACCGCGTGCGGGCGGATCGCGCCCACGTGGCCCCTGGATCGGTTCATCGCGGTGAATCCCTTCTGGGGCTCTCTGCACGAGCCGGTGCCTGCGGTGTCGCAGCGGCTCACTTCGCTGGTGGGCAGCCGTCTCTTGATGCCCAGGGCGTATTACCGGGCGCAATGGCAAGCAGGCGCCTTTTCCCGTGCACACCTGGCCACGGCGCTTGCCGAAATCCGGTCGCCGCTCAGCCTTGCCCAGGTTTTGGCACGGCTCGAGCAGGACACCCCCTCGCTGCCCCGCCACCTGCGCGTCATGGACGTCATCGACGCCCGGCGCGACCTCGTGCACGGCATGTCGTTCCGCGATTTCGTCACGGTGAGCACCAGTCAGTTCTGCGCCGCTTTCTTCGACGACAGCCAACGGCCCGTAGGTCCCGACCGCACGGGAGGCCTCTACGCCACCTGGCGGCGGCACGCCCTGCAAGACCGCTCACCGGGTTTGCTCATGGGCCTGGGAGCGTTTCGCGCGCTAGCGGAGGCGCTGCCGAGCGACGCCCAGGCCCTCATCCTCACCGCCCTCGCCGAGCTCGACGTTCCTCTAGAGCGAAGGGCCGATTACCTGACGGCGCTGCTCCTCGACCTGAACGGCTGGGCTGCGTGGTGCGCGTACCTGCGCTGGCAGGCCCAGCTTGCGGGCACAACCGATGATCACCTCACGGAGCTCGTCGCCCTGCGTCTCGCCTGGGAGCTGGTTCTCTTGCGCAACGGCGGGAAGCCACTCGCCGCAGAGTGGCGGGTGGCCGTCTCGGGCTGGCCCGCGATCGACGCCGCGGTGGCGGCCGCCGAAACCGACGAGTGGGTGTACCAGCGGGCCCTGGAGCTTGCGTACCAGGAGAGACTGAAGGCCGAGCTCGAAACGGCCCGCCCCGCATCCGAGCCCGCAGACCTGCCCGCGGTACAGGCGGCGTTCTGCATCGACGTGCGTTCGGAGGTGCTGCGCCGGGCACTCGAGGCCGAAGCGCCCCGCGTGCAGACGCTGGGGTTCGCGGGCTTTTTTGGTCTGCCCGTCGAGTACGAGCCGCTCGGCGCTGCGCGTGCGCGGCCCCAACTGCCCGGGCTCCTCGCGCCGCGCCTGCGGGTCACGGACACGGGGCTTCCCGCCGCGGCGGCGGACACCCGCAGGGCGCAGCTGGGCTTCAAGGGAGCATGGAAGCGCTGGAAGGGCGGTGCGGCTTCGAGCTTTTCCTTCGTCGAAACGCTGGGCGCCGTCTACGCAGCGAAGCTCCTCGGCGACGGCCTCGGGTGGAGCCGCCCCGTGCCCGCCCCCGACACCGTGGGGCTGACCCTCGAAGACCGGGCGCTCTGCAAGCCGCGGTTGACCCACACGGTGGCGGGCGCCCCTGTGACGCCCGAGGAGAAGGCGGAGCTGGCGGCGGGCGTGCTGCGCGCCATGAGCCTCACGAAGGGCCATGCCCGCCTGATTGCCCTCGTGGGCCACGGCAGCAAAACGGTGAACAACCCACATGCCGCGGGGCTCGATTGCGGTGCCTGCTGTGGGCAAACGGGTGAGGTCAACGCGCGCGCCCTGGCTGCTCTGCTCAACGAGCCCGAGGTGCGCCAGGGGCTGGCCGCACGAGGCCTTCCGCTGCCGGCCACCACGCATTTCGTTGCGGGGCTCCACAACACCACCACCGACGAGATCACGCTCTTCGAACTCGAGGCGTGTCCACCGAGCCACGCGGAGGAGCTGCGCACGCTGAGGGCAGAGCTTGGGCGCGCGGCCGTGCGGGCGCGGGCCGAGCGGGCGGGCAGCTTGGGCTTGGATGAGCTCTCCGGACATGATCTCGACCAGGCGGTCGCGGCACGCACGCGTGACTGGGCCGAGGTGCGCCCCGAGTGGGGGCTTTCGAACAACGCCGCCTTCATCGTGGCCCCCCGCGCGCATCTGCGACACGTCAACCTGGCAGGCCGGGCGTTCCTACACGACTACCGTTGGCAGGGCGATGAGGGCTTCGCGATCCTCGAGCTCATTATGACGGCGCCCATGGTCGTGACCCACTGGATCAACTTCCAGTACTACGCATCGACGGTGGACAACCAGCGCTTCGGCAGCGGCAACAAGGTGCTTCACAACGTGGTGGGCGGTCACATCGGGGTGTTCGAGGGCAACGCGGGTGACCTGCGCATCGGCCTGCCGATGCAGTCTTTACACGACGGCACACGCTGGGTGCACACGCCTGTGCGGCTCTCCGTCTACATCGACGCCCCCGAGCCCGCCCTGCAGGCCGTGCTGCGCAAGCATGCCCACATCCGGAACATGGTGGCGAACGGGTGGATCTATCTGTTCCAGTTCGACAGCGCCGAGCGGCAGGTCAAGCGGGTGATGCCTTCGACCGACCCGTAG
- a CDS encoding NADH-quinone oxidoreductase subunit L, whose translation MNPIFTEAAGAVVALAIPVTYALAALLTSRQTGAGLFSRGLWATGLALGLATVLLGKRVLGGFDPLPHDAAPLFVALSQGLRVDGLTTGMLMLVTFLAHVIVRYSRTYLAGEPGQARYLRWFLATLAAVSLLVAANHLLVVALCWTATSLAIHQLLTFYPERPQALIAAHKKFLVSRLGDVLVFGAIGLLGWQVGSLHLDDVFLWARQTESLPWPVALAAVLLALGACLKCAQLPFHGWLIQVMEAPTPVSALLHAGVVNIGGFLMIRLAPLMVKAELAQFVLVGVGATTAALAALVMTTRVSIKVRLAWSTCAQMGFMLVECGLGAYHLALLHLVAHSLYKAHAFLASGSTVDLWRAGALETAAPEPRLAPWFVNLFLATAGVAAVGGAFGVNPTHEPSAWAMAWVLSLAGAALMTRAGAGGLTQGLKGAFYGLAVTTLYFTWHVLVAKLPLGTENIYDVSPGMFVRLVVTGAVFLGLYVVSALMAARPQSPWARALYPQLFAGFYLDEFFTRLTFRLWPAKLPPRRSAERGDFTTQTIGA comes from the coding sequence ATGAATCCCATCTTCACGGAAGCGGCGGGAGCGGTCGTGGCGCTCGCGATACCTGTCACGTACGCGCTGGCGGCGCTCCTGACGTCCCGCCAAACCGGGGCCGGGCTGTTTTCGCGAGGGCTATGGGCTACGGGGCTTGCGTTGGGCCTCGCGACGGTCCTGCTGGGCAAGCGTGTCCTGGGGGGGTTCGACCCCTTGCCCCACGACGCGGCACCCCTGTTCGTGGCGCTGTCCCAGGGGCTGAGGGTGGATGGGCTCACCACGGGGATGTTGATGCTCGTCACCTTTTTGGCCCACGTCATCGTGCGCTACTCGCGCACCTACCTTGCAGGAGAGCCCGGGCAGGCACGTTATCTCCGCTGGTTCTTGGCGACGCTGGCGGCGGTGAGCCTCTTGGTTGCGGCCAACCACCTCTTGGTCGTGGCGCTCTGCTGGACGGCCACCAGCTTGGCGATTCATCAATTGCTCACGTTTTACCCCGAGCGCCCTCAAGCTCTGATAGCAGCTCACAAGAAGTTTCTGGTGAGCCGCCTGGGCGACGTGCTCGTATTCGGCGCCATTGGCCTTCTGGGCTGGCAGGTGGGCAGCCTGCACCTCGACGACGTGTTCCTGTGGGCCCGGCAAACGGAGAGCCTGCCGTGGCCGGTGGCGTTGGCCGCGGTGCTGCTGGCGCTCGGCGCCTGCCTCAAGTGTGCTCAGCTGCCTTTTCACGGGTGGCTGATTCAGGTAATGGAAGCCCCCACGCCCGTCTCGGCGCTGCTGCATGCGGGCGTGGTGAACATCGGCGGCTTTTTGATGATTCGCCTGGCCCCGCTGATGGTGAAGGCGGAGCTTGCACAGTTCGTGTTGGTGGGGGTCGGCGCCACCACGGCGGCTTTGGCCGCCCTCGTGATGACCACGCGGGTGAGCATCAAGGTCAGGCTTGCCTGGTCCACCTGCGCCCAGATGGGATTCATGCTGGTCGAGTGTGGCCTGGGTGCGTACCACCTGGCCCTTCTGCACCTGGTGGCGCATTCGCTTTACAAAGCACACGCTTTTCTGGCCTCCGGCAGCACGGTGGACCTGTGGCGTGCGGGCGCGCTCGAGACCGCAGCACCGGAGCCGCGCCTTGCGCCGTGGTTCGTGAACCTGTTTTTGGCCACGGCGGGCGTGGCCGCGGTGGGCGGCGCGTTCGGGGTGAACCCCACCCACGAGCCGAGCGCGTGGGCGATGGCCTGGGTGCTCAGCCTGGCCGGCGCGGCCTTGATGACCCGTGCCGGTGCGGGCGGCTTGACCCAGGGGCTCAAGGGCGCCTTCTACGGTCTGGCTGTCACGACGCTCTACTTCACCTGGCATGTGCTGGTGGCCAAGCTGCCGCTCGGCACGGAAAACATCTACGACGTGAGCCCTGGTATGTTCGTGCGGCTCGTCGTCACGGGCGCCGTTTTCCTCGGCCTTTACGTCGTTTCGGCTCTGATGGCGGCGCGGCCCCAGAGCCCGTGGGCGCGTGCTCTTTACCCTCAGCTCTTTGCCGGGTTTTACCTCGACGAGTTCTTCACCCGCCTCACCTTCCGGCTCTGGCCGGCCAAGCTGCCCCCGCGCCGCAGCGCTGAACGTGGGGACTTCACCACCCAAACCATCGGAGCCTGA
- a CDS encoding LysR family transcriptional regulator produces the protein MAGPLNYHHLQYFWAVAKEGNLTRTAQTLRVSQSALSTQIRQLEEQLGQSVFAREGRRLVLTEAGRIAFAHAEEIFAHGAELVATLAEGRRRDQVLRVGAVATLSRNFQESFVKPLLDEADVRLRLRSGSLDELLSLLAGHKLDLVLSNHEVRPDEEMSWRCQRIARQQVSLVGKPRAQPFAFPRDLAEAPLLLPAPGNEIRTSFDALCRELKVKPRVLAEVDDMAMMRLLARDTQAVALIPTVVVRDELQRGVLVTHYVVEGLFENFYAITVDRHYEHPLLRTLLSRPQEEILAMKGGRQLSESGGAGLTRSKRKG, from the coding sequence ATGGCGGGGCCGCTGAACTACCACCACCTGCAGTACTTCTGGGCCGTGGCCAAGGAAGGCAACTTGACGCGCACGGCGCAGACGCTCCGGGTGTCGCAGTCGGCTCTGTCCACGCAGATTCGGCAGCTCGAGGAGCAGCTTGGCCAATCGGTCTTTGCGCGCGAGGGGCGACGGCTCGTTTTGACGGAAGCGGGGCGCATCGCTTTCGCTCACGCCGAGGAGATCTTTGCGCACGGAGCCGAGCTGGTGGCCACGCTGGCGGAGGGGCGGCGCCGGGACCAGGTGCTGCGCGTGGGCGCCGTGGCCACCCTGTCACGCAACTTTCAAGAATCGTTCGTCAAGCCTCTGCTCGACGAGGCCGACGTGCGGCTTCGCCTGCGGTCGGGCAGCCTCGACGAGCTGTTGTCGCTGCTGGCAGGTCACAAGCTCGACCTCGTTTTGTCGAACCACGAGGTGCGTCCCGATGAGGAGATGTCCTGGCGGTGCCAGCGCATCGCTCGGCAGCAGGTCAGCTTGGTGGGCAAACCGCGGGCGCAGCCCTTTGCCTTCCCTCGCGATCTGGCAGAGGCACCGCTGCTCTTGCCTGCCCCGGGCAATGAGATCCGTACCTCCTTCGATGCTCTGTGCCGCGAGCTGAAAGTGAAGCCGCGGGTGTTGGCCGAGGTGGACGATATGGCCATGATGCGCCTCTTGGCCCGTGACACCCAGGCTGTCGCGCTGATCCCCACCGTGGTGGTGCGTGACGAGCTGCAACGGGGTGTGCTGGTCACGCACTACGTGGTCGAAGGCCTCTTCGAGAACTTCTACGCGATCACCGTCGATCGCCACTACGAACACCCCTTGCTTCGCACGCTGCTGTCGCGCCCGCAGGAGGAGATTCTGGCCATGAAAGGGGGGCGTCAGCTCTCGGAGTCGGGCGGGGCAGGGTTGACCCGCTCGAAGCGAAAGGGATAG
- a CDS encoding TonB family protein, with protein sequence MVTVARPAFPLYRSFCCVLGLTAACASSAPSAKAPSPHWDEAQPRCYLGDAIAAGVPFGGDTQPAAGEARASRSTLARDRVTEVVHAHLEEVRYCGSQGMAADPAFAGDVVVRFTVGPGGHVLSSGVASSSVKDLDVQACVGRAVCRWLFEAPVGGGTVVVSYPFRFERVNPAPPDSES encoded by the coding sequence ATGGTCACGGTTGCCCGCCCGGCCTTCCCTTTGTATCGCTCGTTCTGCTGCGTCTTGGGGCTCACTGCCGCCTGCGCATCGTCAGCTCCCTCGGCGAAGGCCCCCTCGCCTCACTGGGACGAAGCCCAGCCGCGGTGCTATCTCGGCGACGCGATCGCGGCAGGGGTACCGTTCGGTGGGGACACACAGCCGGCCGCGGGCGAAGCGAGGGCCTCACGCAGCACGCTCGCGCGTGACCGCGTCACCGAAGTGGTGCACGCGCACCTCGAAGAGGTTCGCTACTGCGGAAGCCAAGGCATGGCCGCGGATCCCGCGTTCGCGGGCGATGTGGTGGTTCGCTTCACGGTGGGGCCCGGCGGGCACGTCTTGAGCTCGGGCGTGGCCTCGTCTTCGGTCAAGGACCTCGACGTGCAGGCCTGCGTGGGGCGCGCGGTCTGCCGCTGGCTCTTCGAGGCGCCCGTGGGCGGCGGCACGGTGGTGGTGAGCTATCCCTTTCGCTTCGAGCGGGTCAACCCTGCCCCGCCCGACTCCGAGAGCTGA